One window of Nocardia sp. NBC_00508 genomic DNA carries:
- a CDS encoding YhgE/Pip domain-containing protein, with the protein MTVRTFTAPIAVLMVFAALLATMYLGYSGNTEENLHDFPVALVNQDVGDTIDGKPADIGAQVTDALVAGISSEKIDLRVVGIAEARKQLQYGRVYGAIVIPSDFTKRLAILGAAAVVPGEIERPVITVHTNPRIGPYTTGIMQRIADRALNQVDETVGKNLTDQVNAALAGTPGAPTELSGATRLMLTDPVQIVTAPYRPMEDSAGQGLVAFFYTLILLLAGFTGAMIIHTLVDSVLGFTPTEYGPRFVQPPATGISRFRTLLVKWAIVATAAPILSGIFLAVATALDIPLGSPLLLWLYGILAIIAVGVTALAVLAAFGTAGLMVNLVLFVVLGLPSSAATVPLEATPAYIANLAAFEPMHQIYLAVRAILFFDARVEAGFGLGLWMTLLGLGVGLLLGAVVTHSYDRRGLHRVTAPVDTAVVMRAPAVAG; encoded by the coding sequence ATGACGGTTCGGACCTTCACCGCCCCGATCGCGGTGCTGATGGTTTTCGCGGCGCTGCTCGCCACCATGTATCTCGGCTACTCCGGCAATACCGAGGAGAACCTGCACGACTTCCCGGTGGCGCTGGTCAATCAGGACGTCGGCGACACGATCGACGGCAAGCCCGCCGATATCGGCGCTCAGGTCACCGATGCCCTGGTCGCGGGTATCTCGTCGGAGAAGATCGACCTTCGCGTCGTCGGCATCGCCGAGGCGCGCAAACAGTTGCAGTACGGCCGGGTCTACGGCGCGATCGTCATCCCGTCCGACTTCACCAAACGGCTGGCGATCCTCGGCGCCGCCGCCGTGGTGCCCGGCGAGATCGAGCGGCCGGTGATCACGGTCCACACCAACCCCCGCATCGGCCCGTACACCACCGGGATCATGCAGCGTATCGCCGACCGGGCGTTGAACCAGGTGGACGAGACCGTCGGCAAGAACCTGACCGACCAAGTGAACGCTGCCCTCGCCGGGACTCCCGGCGCGCCGACCGAGCTCAGCGGCGCCACCCGGCTGATGCTCACCGATCCGGTGCAGATCGTCACCGCGCCCTACCGTCCTATGGAGGATTCCGCCGGGCAGGGTCTCGTCGCCTTCTTCTACACCCTGATCCTGCTGTTGGCGGGCTTCACCGGCGCCATGATCATCCACACTCTCGTCGACTCGGTACTCGGCTTCACTCCCACCGAATACGGCCCGCGGTTCGTGCAACCGCCGGCCACCGGGATCTCCCGCTTCCGCACCCTGCTCGTGAAATGGGCGATCGTCGCCACCGCGGCGCCGATTCTGTCCGGGATATTCCTCGCCGTGGCAACGGCCTTGGACATCCCGCTGGGCAGCCCGCTGCTGCTGTGGCTCTACGGAATTCTGGCCATCATCGCGGTCGGCGTGACCGCGCTGGCCGTCCTCGCCGCCTTCGGCACCGCGGGACTGATGGTCAACCTGGTGCTGTTCGTCGTGCTCGGCCTGCCGTCTTCGGCCGCAACGGTCCCGCTGGAAGCGACGCCCGCCTACATCGCGAATCTGGCCGCGTTCGAACCCATGCACCAGATCTACTTGGCCGTGCGCGCCATTCTGTTCTTCGATGCCCGGGTCGAAGCCGGTTTCGGCCTCGGCCTGTGGATGACGCTGCTCGGCCTCGGTGTCGGCCTGCTCCTCGGCGCTGTCGTCACCCACTCCTACGACCGCCGCGGCCTGCACCGCGTGACGGCCCCGGTCGATACCGCGGTGGTCATGCGTGCGCCCGCCGTGGCTGGATGA
- a CDS encoding TetR/AcrR family transcriptional regulator translates to MAIIRARSYHHGDLRAELLQRAEATLRESGVDGLSLRGLARDVGVSHAAPTRHFKDKQALLDAIAVSGFERLAAALARTAATDSFDGHIRALARTYLRFATENPALIALMFARRYSPAAGDAMSQAVDAAFATPISLIAEAQTHGEVIVGDPRRIALSAVATLQGLATFVGSGVIAAEAADELLDETTTHLIEGLRPRR, encoded by the coding sequence ATGGCGATCATCCGAGCCCGCTCCTACCACCACGGCGACCTGCGCGCCGAGTTGCTGCAGCGGGCCGAGGCGACACTGCGCGAGTCCGGGGTGGACGGTCTGTCGCTCCGTGGACTTGCCCGCGACGTCGGTGTCAGCCACGCCGCCCCGACCCGGCATTTCAAGGACAAGCAGGCGCTGCTGGACGCCATCGCGGTGTCCGGATTCGAACGCCTCGCCGCTGCCCTGGCGCGGACCGCCGCCACGGACTCCTTCGACGGGCACATCCGCGCACTGGCCAGGACCTATCTCCGCTTCGCGACGGAGAACCCGGCGCTCATCGCGCTGATGTTCGCACGCAGGTACAGCCCCGCCGCCGGTGACGCGATGTCCCAGGCCGTGGACGCGGCGTTCGCTACCCCGATCTCGCTCATCGCCGAAGCGCAGACACACGGCGAGGTGATCGTGGGCGACCCGCGCCGCATCGCGCTGTCCGCCGTCGCCACATTGCAGGGCCTGGCCACCTTCGTCGGCTCCGGCGTGATCGCCGCCGAGGCCGCCGACGAACTCTTGGACGAGACGACCACACACCTGATCGAGGGCCTGCGCCCACGACGGTGA